From the Photobacterium sp. GJ3 genome, one window contains:
- a CDS encoding outer membrane lipoprotein-sorting protein, whose protein sequence is MLATLGMAVIPAVCHAGNEQGMEIAKERKARDTGWGDSIADMTMLLSNAQGESSTRKMRIKTLEVVDDGDKGLTIFDEPRDVQGTAFLNFAHTTKPDDQWLYLPALKRVKRIASRNKSGPFMGSEFAYEDLSSFELEKYEFTYLGDESVASQAAFKVKQIPTDAYSGYTKQLVWVDKAHYRPLKIEFYDRKDSLLKTLNFDDYEQYSGKYWRAHKMTMTNHQTGKSTVLTTHELTFNNGLDEGDFNKASLKRAK, encoded by the coding sequence ATGCTTGCCACGCTGGGAATGGCAGTGATCCCTGCCGTTTGCCACGCAGGCAATGAACAGGGCATGGAGATTGCCAAAGAGCGTAAAGCGCGTGACACCGGCTGGGGAGACAGTATCGCAGATATGACGATGCTATTATCCAACGCTCAGGGTGAAAGCAGTACCCGAAAGATGCGTATTAAAACGCTGGAGGTCGTCGATGACGGTGACAAGGGACTGACCATCTTTGATGAACCAAGAGATGTTCAGGGAACAGCTTTCCTCAACTTTGCCCACACCACCAAACCCGACGATCAATGGCTTTATCTGCCCGCGTTAAAACGCGTGAAACGCATTGCATCACGCAACAAATCCGGTCCGTTCATGGGCAGCGAATTTGCTTATGAAGATCTCAGTTCATTCGAGCTTGAAAAGTATGAATTTACCTATCTGGGAGATGAAAGCGTTGCCAGTCAGGCTGCATTTAAAGTAAAGCAAATTCCGACTGATGCGTACTCAGGCTACACCAAGCAACTGGTCTGGGTCGACAAGGCACATTACCGCCCACTCAAAATTGAATTTTATGACCGTAAAGACAGCTTACTCAAAACGCTGAATTTCGACGATTACGAACAGTATTCTGGAAAATACTGGCGCGCTCATAAAATGACAATGACAAATCATCAAACCGGCAAGTCGACTGTGCTGACCACGCACGAACTGACTTTCAACAATGGGCTTGATGAAGGTGACTTCAACAAGGCCAGCCTGAAACGCGCCAAATAA
- a CDS encoding RND family transporter, with the protein MKDSLYALPIKRAYLVMATMIALIVAATIGAKNLYFRGDYNIFFDGNNPQLQAFNTIQATFSKTDNISFVVAPKNGNVFTSETLTLIRQLTDESWQIPFSSRVDSISNYQHTEAIDDDLLVEDLLLADYPLTAERIQKVKAVALNEPLLRDALISAQGDVAVVNVTLQMPKVDETTEMTTVTDATQALIDNYRAEYPEVDFYQAGIVAMNRTFMDMAQKDSSTLVPVMLLIVLVFLVFMLRTVTAVLATLLVIIGSVMATMGLSGWAGMFLNTATVNVPTLVLTLAVADCVHVIATLRQGMQRGMTKHEAIFYSTRLNTMPILITSVTTALGFLMMNASDSPILRDLGNLAALGIMLACVLSLTLLPALLAKLPMRAPAVQPEGQTTWTDTLGNLVVNHRKVILPFSVLMLVGSVFLLPKNVVNDEPVKYFATDSSFRQAADFMADNISGMTTVSIAIDSGQPQGIADPQFLLILRDFTDWLRIQPETDHVASLSDTFKRLNMNMHGDDESWYRMPQDRELAAQYLLLYEMSLPYGLDLNNQLNVDKSSVKLTLTTKNIGSKELVALETRINDWFATYAPGYQIMASSPNLMFAHIGETNMASMLSTLPVTLVLISVLMIFALRSLRLGLISLIPNIAPAVFGFGLWSLWSGEINLGLSVVVTLTLGIVVDDAVHFLSKYQIARKEGRNAEAAVRYAFSTVGRALWITTVVLVAGFLVLASSSFRLNSDMGQLSALIIFIALVVDFLLLPTMLMLFDRKPVAQNSPQATAPDTNHPITQ; encoded by the coding sequence ATGAAAGACAGTCTATATGCATTGCCAATCAAACGAGCCTATCTCGTGATGGCAACGATGATCGCCTTGATCGTCGCAGCGACAATTGGGGCCAAGAACCTCTATTTCCGCGGCGATTACAACATTTTTTTCGACGGAAATAACCCGCAACTTCAGGCATTCAACACCATCCAGGCCACCTTCAGTAAAACCGACAACATCAGTTTTGTGGTTGCGCCAAAGAATGGCAATGTCTTTACCTCTGAAACACTCACTCTGATTCGTCAACTGACTGATGAAAGCTGGCAAATTCCTTTTTCAAGCCGGGTCGATTCAATATCAAATTATCAGCACACCGAAGCCATCGACGACGATTTGCTGGTTGAAGATTTACTTCTGGCAGATTATCCACTGACTGCAGAACGCATTCAGAAAGTCAAAGCTGTTGCACTCAATGAACCCTTGCTGCGAGATGCCTTAATCTCAGCTCAGGGTGATGTGGCTGTGGTGAATGTGACTTTACAAATGCCAAAAGTTGACGAAACGACAGAAATGACTACGGTCACGGATGCAACACAGGCATTGATCGACAACTATCGCGCCGAATACCCAGAGGTCGATTTTTATCAGGCCGGTATCGTGGCAATGAACCGTACCTTCATGGATATGGCGCAAAAAGACAGCAGCACGCTGGTGCCTGTGATGTTGCTGATTGTACTCGTATTTCTGGTCTTCATGCTGCGGACAGTCACCGCGGTACTGGCGACATTGCTTGTCATTATCGGTTCAGTCATGGCCACAATGGGTCTCTCCGGATGGGCAGGCATGTTCCTCAACACAGCCACTGTCAATGTGCCGACTCTGGTGCTGACGCTGGCGGTTGCAGACTGTGTGCATGTGATTGCGACCCTGCGCCAGGGGATGCAACGGGGCATGACCAAGCACGAAGCCATTTTCTACAGTACCCGGCTCAATACCATGCCGATTCTGATTACCTCTGTGACGACAGCGTTGGGATTCCTGATGATGAATGCATCCGACTCCCCCATCCTGCGTGATTTAGGAAATCTGGCCGCACTGGGCATCATGCTCGCTTGTGTGTTGTCCCTGACGTTATTACCCGCGCTGCTGGCAAAACTGCCCATGCGTGCACCTGCTGTTCAGCCTGAAGGACAAACCACCTGGACAGATACGCTGGGTAATCTGGTTGTGAACCACCGGAAAGTCATTCTACCTTTCTCTGTCCTCATGCTTGTAGGCTCCGTCTTCCTGCTGCCGAAAAACGTCGTCAATGATGAACCAGTCAAATATTTCGCAACGGACAGTTCATTCCGACAAGCGGCCGACTTTATGGCAGACAATATCAGTGGCATGACCACTGTCAGCATTGCCATTGATTCCGGCCAGCCACAAGGCATTGCCGACCCGCAATTTTTGCTGATTCTGCGCGACTTTACAGACTGGTTACGGATACAACCCGAAACGGATCACGTCGCCAGCTTGAGTGACACGTTCAAACGCCTGAATATGAACATGCACGGCGACGATGAAAGCTGGTACCGCATGCCGCAGGACCGTGAACTAGCCGCGCAGTACCTGCTGCTTTATGAAATGTCACTGCCCTACGGACTGGATCTGAACAATCAGCTCAACGTTGATAAATCCTCTGTCAAGCTGACACTCACGACCAAAAATATCGGCAGTAAAGAACTGGTTGCGCTGGAAACACGGATCAATGACTGGTTTGCCACTTATGCACCGGGCTATCAGATTATGGCTTCCAGTCCGAACCTGATGTTTGCTCACATCGGTGAAACGAACATGGCAAGTATGTTGAGCACGCTGCCAGTTACATTGGTTCTCATTTCTGTGCTGATGATTTTCGCGCTGCGTTCACTTCGCCTGGGGCTGATCAGTTTAATTCCGAATATTGCGCCCGCAGTCTTTGGTTTTGGTCTCTGGTCGCTGTGGTCCGGTGAAATCAACTTGGGGTTATCTGTCGTTGTCACGCTCACCCTGGGTATCGTCGTCGACGACGCTGTGCACTTCCTCAGTAAATACCAGATTGCCCGGAAAGAAGGCCGCAATGCCGAAGCTGCCGTTCGTTATGCCTTCAGTACTGTCGGCCGGGCCCTGTGGATCACCACTGTGGTTCTGGTTGCCGGTTTTCTGGTCCTTGCAAGCTCGAGCTTCAGACTGAACAGCGATATGGGGCAACTCAGCGCACTGATTATTTTCATCGCACTGGTCGTGGACTTCCTGTTACTGCCAACCATGCTGATGCTATTTGACCGTAAGCCTGTGGCACAGAACAGTCCTCAAGCCACAGCGCCAGATACGAATCATCCGATTACCCAATAA
- a CDS encoding TetR/AcrR family transcriptional regulator: MFGLNCNKERCALFSGERVPKTKKQQAIADRDQELIMLAKDLVNKEGFANLTMDKLAAMSPYSKGTVYNHFCSKEDVIVALCTHAIKEEMALFNRVLGMEGTSREILLAVHVAYHIFARLEPILSTCLLTAKTPWVIDKASTTRVEILNQLEEQMIDNADAIVNHALDEGSLTMSAAVSTDAVVFANWSLALGSNALIMNATNSRCIHRLQDPFTVLNNVNMLLDGMNWKPLSSEKDYKRLWKHIEQTFFAEEISLLSQLGR; the protein is encoded by the coding sequence ATGTTCGGGTTGAACTGTAATAAAGAACGATGCGCCCTCTTCTCTGGAGAGCGAGTGCCAAAAACAAAAAAACAGCAGGCGATTGCAGACCGCGATCAAGAGCTGATTATGCTTGCAAAAGATCTGGTGAACAAAGAAGGCTTTGCGAACCTGACCATGGACAAGCTTGCAGCCATGAGTCCTTACTCAAAAGGAACGGTGTATAACCACTTTTGCAGTAAAGAGGATGTCATTGTTGCGCTGTGCACTCATGCCATTAAAGAAGAAATGGCTTTGTTTAATCGGGTATTGGGGATGGAAGGGACCAGCCGGGAAATTTTATTGGCTGTCCATGTCGCATACCATATTTTTGCCCGACTTGAACCGATTCTTTCAACCTGTCTGTTGACGGCAAAGACCCCCTGGGTCATCGATAAAGCCTCAACAACGCGCGTGGAAATATTGAACCAGCTTGAAGAGCAAATGATTGATAACGCAGATGCAATCGTTAATCACGCACTGGACGAAGGAAGCCTGACCATGTCAGCCGCCGTCAGTACGGATGCCGTTGTATTTGCAAATTGGTCGCTTGCGCTGGGTTCCAATGCACTCATCATGAATGCAACCAACAGTCGATGTATTCACCGTCTTCAGGATCCGTTCACTGTCCTGAACAACGTGAACATGCTGCTGGATGGAATGAACTGGAAACCACTGTCGAGTGAAAAGGACTATAAGCGCTTGTGGAAACACATTGAGCAGACCTTTTTTGCAGAAGAGATCTCACTTTTGTCACAACTTGGTCGATAG